One stretch of Euphorbia lathyris chromosome 7, ddEupLath1.1, whole genome shotgun sequence DNA includes these proteins:
- the LOC136200689 gene encoding uncharacterized protein — protein sequence MLACLYNYIISLSFFLHKMKMTSSLSMFMLLFLILTFLFHVSNSETETILVDGVSPWPNPTVHVGETIIFKHKYEEYKLYIFKNKRAFNICNFTQSSLLTNSNSNSFTWYPSRPGFYYFAFSNASLNSCNDKFSQKLSIKVTLPSPIPGGEVSSSPWPLRPRESASSPAPAPSNGGGGGGAKSPITMPTVVPDGSMPFINSNPAVPLPTDEVDSATIRPFSASSSAHHQQVAVGHFGGQITLFCVILVVLV from the exons ATGCTTGCTTgcttatataattatataatctctctttctttctttctgcaTAAAATGAAAATGACATCCTCTCTATCCATGTTCATGCTTCTCTTCCTTATTCTCACTTTCCTCTTTCATGTTTCTAATTCTGAAACTGAAACCATTTTAGTAGATGGTGTATCACCATGGCCTAACCCTACTGTTCATGTAGGAGAGACCATCA TTTTCAAACACAAGTATGAAGAGTACAAACTCTACATTTTCAAGAACAAAAGAGCCTTCAATATCTGCAACTTCACTCAATCTTCTCTTCTCACAAACTCCAATTCCAACTCATTCACG TGGTACCCATCCCGTCCAGGTTTCTACTACTTCGCATTCAGCAATGCTTCTCTCAACTCTTGCAATGATAAATTCTCTCAGAAACTGTCCATAAAGGTCACTCTGCCTTCACCAATTCCGGGTGGAGAAGTGTCATCTTCTCCATGGCCATTACGTCCTCGAGAATCTGCATCTTCTCCAGCTCCAGCACCCAGtaatggtggtggtggtggtggagcAAAATCACCGATCACAATGCCGACGGTGGTGCCGGATGGGAGCATGCCGTTTATAAATAGTAATCCGGCTGTTCCTTTGCCTACCGatgaagttgattccgccactaTTCGCCCTTTCTCCGCTTCTAGTTCTGCCCATCATCAACAG GTGGCAGTGGGGCACTTTGGAGGTCAGATTACTTTATTTTGTGTGATATTGGTGGTTCTAGTGTAG